One window from the genome of Enterococcus haemoperoxidus ATCC BAA-382 encodes:
- a CDS encoding bacteriocin immunity protein codes for MSKLKWYSDGNERGKKATTIITELLHDLKTESGNEALQNVLESYLEELGEKVTSVPMVLSRMNIDISKAIRNEGDPLSDHQSKKLKELASLSMIRYGY; via the coding sequence ATGAGCAAATTAAAATGGTATTCTGACGGAAACGAACGGGGAAAAAAAGCAACAACCATTATCACAGAATTGTTGCATGATTTAAAAACAGAATCAGGAAACGAAGCTCTACAAAACGTGTTAGAGAGTTATCTTGAGGAGTTAGGAGAAAAGGTGACTTCTGTTCCTATGGTTTTGAGTCGTATGAACATAGATATTTCTAAAGCAATCAGAAATGAAGGGGATCCTTTATCTGATCATCAATCTAAAAAATTAAAAGAGTTGGCTTCTTTATCCATGATTAGATATGGCTATTAA
- a CDS encoding helix-turn-helix domain-containing protein, whose translation MNIIETLRFFRLKLKLTQREMMSEYTDPSTYSKIESGKRSLKVNELEEILGQTSINAEEFFSFTTFDKEQQDFREFFYYCGAHLENKTTKQKLLTYFFSLNNKKVKTLRELSNYIAIKNYFHAHWDEIDPITSKEVNDIFEDLLKKPFYLQYDYVITANLSRFFNAKQADLLVTRMFPIKYEEQRDFTTKKFAYNILINLISLKLYAKDYDGAEKYIKLAKKQDRQSENYSFKLNLQYLSNLLNYIREGEPVYMERVYDFIHLLENTGDTLQAAQVKKEVKILTHEKNGEKLLNSYSVGLLKET comes from the coding sequence TTGAATATTATAGAAACTTTACGTTTTTTCAGACTTAAATTGAAGCTTACTCAAAGAGAAATGATGTCAGAATACACTGATCCTTCTACGTATTCAAAAATTGAAAGTGGCAAACGTTCTTTAAAAGTAAATGAACTTGAGGAGATATTAGGGCAGACATCTATTAACGCCGAGGAATTCTTTAGCTTTACTACTTTCGATAAAGAGCAACAAGATTTCAGAGAATTTTTTTATTATTGCGGTGCTCATTTAGAAAATAAAACCACTAAGCAAAAGTTGCTCACCTATTTCTTTTCTTTGAATAATAAAAAAGTAAAAACTTTAAGAGAATTATCAAATTATATAGCTATTAAGAATTATTTCCATGCTCATTGGGATGAAATAGACCCAATCACATCGAAAGAAGTCAATGATATTTTTGAAGACTTATTAAAAAAACCTTTTTATCTTCAATATGACTATGTAATTACAGCCAATCTTAGTCGATTTTTCAATGCAAAACAAGCAGACCTATTGGTTACACGGATGTTTCCAATAAAATATGAAGAACAACGTGACTTTACCACTAAAAAATTTGCTTATAACATTCTTATCAATCTAATTTCACTAAAATTATATGCCAAAGATTATGATGGTGCAGAAAAATATATTAAATTAGCTAAGAAGCAAGATAGACAAAGTGAAAATTATAGCTTTAAATTGAATTTACAATACTTATCGAATCTTCTAAATTACATTCGCGAAGGTGAACCTGTTTATATGGAACGTGTTTACGATTTCATTCATCTATTGGAAAATACCGGTGATACTTTACAAGCCGCTCAAGTAAAAAAAGAAGTAAAAATTCTTACTCATGAAAAGAACGGAGAAAAATTATTAAATAGCTATTCTGTTGGTCTTCTTAAAGAAACATAA
- a CDS encoding V-type ATP synthase subunit I: MAVNKMEKMTIIAAAEREEAILQAIQGLQAIEIKSFFHSNVDSSYIEKYFADTLVQDDEIQKKRFKTMLTDIQDALTFIEHFSESSSKKKPLKRQVLSLSSLEKNFDEQQISVYLKEIAALKNRFTLIETTRKDLLSKEKWLARWQYLDTIPKNNSLESSNILLGTISSVNQVDFLADLKKVSSVYVEEIYHSQNHVYYSLIYLKSYSDVLGEITARYSFNQFDYPYDILPKEAYQKNKEELASLVEEEKQLKTDLSSYRSHLEELYLAEEMTYAYIHRENAKKHLLNTSYFFILQGWLPSDEKQELSGVLQEALPKDEVYVAFDQPTEDEIQADIPVKLKNNSLVAPFEMLTEMYSLPKYDEIDPTPIMTPFYMVFFGMMVADIGYGLLMLLGALLALKLLVLPRGMKRFADFFLILSFPTIIWGFIYGSFFGAALPKVLLGIQLPFPILSTTEDVNTILIISVIFGFIQLLTGLMVNGIELTKRKRYLESISESFAWQGLLVGILIIVLGMLLFSNDGLVTTGIVVAVISALSIVIVPIIQSKSKVKGLAKGLYGLYGLTGYIGDLVSYTRLMALGISGGSIAAAFNMLVAFMPPAARFTVGILLIIALHTLNLFLSLLSAYVHGARLQYVEFFGKFYTGGGRPFNPLKTEEKYINIERKSKVKE, encoded by the coding sequence ATGGCAGTCAATAAAATGGAAAAAATGACGATCATAGCTGCAGCGGAAAGAGAAGAAGCAATTCTTCAAGCAATTCAAGGCTTGCAGGCAATCGAAATCAAAAGTTTTTTTCATTCGAATGTAGATAGCTCTTATATTGAGAAATACTTTGCGGACACATTAGTACAAGATGACGAAATCCAAAAGAAACGTTTCAAGACGATGTTAACAGACATACAGGATGCGCTCACTTTTATTGAGCATTTTTCAGAAAGCTCATCAAAAAAGAAACCGTTAAAAAGACAAGTTCTTTCATTAAGTTCTTTGGAGAAAAATTTTGATGAGCAACAAATCAGTGTTTACCTAAAAGAAATAGCTGCTCTTAAAAATAGATTTACATTGATTGAGACTACGAGAAAAGATTTATTGTCAAAAGAAAAATGGTTGGCTCGTTGGCAGTATTTAGATACTATTCCAAAAAATAATTCGCTGGAAAGTTCCAATATATTGTTAGGAACAATCAGCTCAGTTAATCAGGTAGATTTTTTAGCAGACTTAAAAAAAGTTTCATCTGTTTATGTAGAAGAAATTTATCATAGTCAAAATCATGTGTACTATAGTTTGATCTATCTAAAGAGTTACTCGGATGTTTTAGGGGAAATCACTGCTAGATATAGTTTTAATCAATTTGACTATCCGTATGATATTTTACCGAAAGAGGCCTATCAAAAAAATAAAGAAGAACTCGCTTCACTTGTTGAAGAAGAGAAGCAATTAAAAACTGATTTATCTTCTTATCGCAGCCATTTAGAAGAACTTTATTTAGCAGAAGAGATGACGTATGCCTATATTCACCGAGAGAATGCGAAGAAACATTTGCTGAATACTTCTTACTTTTTTATCCTGCAAGGATGGCTTCCTAGCGATGAAAAGCAGGAGTTATCCGGTGTTTTACAGGAGGCACTTCCTAAAGACGAGGTATATGTTGCTTTTGATCAGCCAACTGAGGATGAAATTCAAGCGGATATTCCAGTGAAGTTAAAAAATAATTCTTTGGTAGCGCCATTTGAGATGTTGACTGAAATGTATAGCTTACCAAAATATGACGAGATTGATCCAACGCCGATCATGACACCTTTTTACATGGTATTTTTCGGCATGATGGTGGCAGATATAGGCTATGGATTGTTGATGTTGTTGGGGGCATTACTGGCATTGAAGTTGTTGGTTTTACCACGCGGAATGAAACGTTTTGCAGATTTCTTCCTAATATTATCGTTTCCAACGATCATTTGGGGTTTTATTTATGGGTCATTCTTTGGAGCTGCTTTGCCAAAAGTGTTGCTGGGGATCCAGTTACCGTTTCCTATTTTATCAACGACTGAAGATGTGAATACAATTTTGATTATATCGGTTATCTTCGGGTTTATTCAATTGTTGACAGGATTGATGGTCAATGGGATTGAATTGACGAAAAGGAAACGTTATTTAGAAAGTATTAGTGAGAGTTTTGCTTGGCAAGGGTTGCTGGTAGGTATTTTGATCATTGTTTTAGGGATGTTGCTCTTTAGTAATGATGGTTTAGTTACAACAGGAATCGTCGTGGCAGTCATTTCAGCTTTATCGATTGTGATTGTACCAATCATTCAATCAAAATCAAAAGTCAAAGGGTTGGCTAAAGGTCTTTATGGATTATATGGTTTGACCGGTTACATTGGTGATTTGGTCAGTTATACACGATTGATGGCTTTGGGGATTTCTGGGGGAAGTATTGCTGCAGCATTTAATATGCTAGTAGCGTTTATGCCACCAGCAGCCCGATTTACGGTAGGAATTTTGCTGATTATCGCATTACATACGTTGAACCTCTTTTTAAGTTTATTGAGTGCGTATGTTCACGGTGCGCGTTTGCAATATGTAGAGTTTTTTGGAAAATTTTATACCGGTGGCGGTCGTCCGTTTAACCCGTTAAAGACAGAAGAAAAGTATATAAACATTGAAAGAAAATCAAAAGTAAAAGAATAA
- a CDS encoding V-type ATP synthase subunit K — MIDYLINNNGGILFAVLGMAMATILAGIGSAKGVGFTGEAAAALTTEQPEKFGQALILQLLPGTQGLYGFVIAFLIFINLNNDMTMVQGLDYFVASLPIAFAGLFSGIAQGRVAAAGIQILAKKPEHATKGIIYAAMVETYAILGFVISFLLVLNVK, encoded by the coding sequence ATGATAGATTACTTAATTAACAATAATGGCGGAATTCTTTTTGCAGTTTTAGGAATGGCAATGGCAACGATTTTAGCAGGGATTGGCTCGGCTAAAGGTGTTGGATTTACAGGGGAAGCAGCAGCAGCACTAACCACAGAACAACCTGAAAAATTCGGACAAGCATTGATTTTACAACTATTACCAGGAACACAAGGGTTATACGGATTTGTTATTGCCTTTTTGATTTTTATCAATTTAAACAATGATATGACGATGGTTCAAGGTTTGGATTATTTTGTTGCATCCTTACCGATTGCTTTTGCGGGTTTATTCTCTGGGATTGCCCAAGGACGTGTTGCAGCTGCTGGGATTCAAATTTTAGCTAAGAAACCAGAACACGCAACTAAAGGGATCATTTATGCTGCCATGGTTGAAACATACGCGATTCTTGGGTTTGTTATCTCATTCTTACTTGTACTAAATGTGAAGTAA
- a CDS encoding V-type ATPase subunit has product MKETAYNQINPLIRLKETELLSSAQYEQLLTAKNIDELKDSLKNTVYGTYMTDDFAENFEYIYSREKGKLYEWLYKMAPEPEVITIYTSRATFHNLKVLTKAELTGQDLDYLFIDDGRYSLETLKSAIRTRVSNELPDQLMNAVLEVLDYFQESSTLQAIDIIYDRNFLTFQRQLAEKLDDKDIVAEVIAFIDLTNISTMARGILQGQHENFLSTVLSSSGSIPKEKFLEYTQQSLAVFTDFILSTAYSGLVTPIISADTKSLDLVAFEKVKDDYLTSMYDKAKIKAFGPLPLLAFLNAKEVEWKNLRLILVSKRSNFPMEVVRERMRMTDGL; this is encoded by the coding sequence ATGAAAGAGACTGCATATAATCAAATTAATCCTTTGATTCGTCTTAAAGAAACAGAATTGTTAAGCAGTGCCCAATATGAACAATTACTGACTGCAAAAAACATAGATGAACTAAAAGATAGTTTAAAAAATACTGTGTATGGAACGTATATGACGGATGATTTTGCAGAAAATTTTGAATATATCTATTCAAGAGAAAAAGGCAAACTCTATGAGTGGCTCTATAAAATGGCGCCGGAACCTGAAGTCATAACGATCTATACTTCTAGAGCAACATTTCATAATTTAAAAGTCCTGACGAAAGCTGAGTTAACAGGTCAAGATTTGGACTATCTGTTTATTGATGATGGTCGCTATTCATTGGAAACGCTGAAAAGTGCAATTCGTACGCGTGTTTCCAATGAATTACCAGACCAGTTGATGAATGCGGTTCTTGAAGTGTTGGATTATTTTCAAGAATCTTCTACACTTCAGGCAATCGATATTATTTATGATCGGAATTTTTTAACGTTTCAACGACAATTAGCTGAAAAGCTAGATGATAAGGATATTGTGGCTGAGGTTATTGCATTCATTGATTTAACGAATATTTCTACAATGGCTAGAGGAATCCTTCAAGGACAACATGAAAATTTTTTATCGACGGTATTATCTAGTTCAGGAAGTATTCCAAAAGAAAAATTTTTAGAATACACTCAACAATCATTAGCTGTGTTTACTGATTTTATTCTTAGTACGGCCTACAGCGGACTTGTAACACCAATCATCTCTGCTGACACCAAATCATTAGATTTAGTCGCTTTTGAAAAAGTTAAAGATGATTATCTAACTAGTATGTACGACAAGGCTAAAATTAAGGCTTTTGGACCATTACCTTTACTTGCATTTTTAAATGCCAAGGAAGTGGAGTGGAAGAATTTACGCTTGATTCTAGTCAGTAAGCGGAGTAACTTTCCAATGGAAGTGGTTAGAGAAAGGATGCGTATGACTGATGGCTTATAA
- a CDS encoding V-type ATP synthase subunit F: MAYKIGVIGDRDSVMPFKLFGFEVVYAISSKQVRDTIESMANNNFGVIFITEDASELAVETINRYKGEVTPAIILIPSHKGTKGIGLKEIQDNVERAVGQNIL; encoded by the coding sequence ATGGCTTATAAAATTGGTGTAATTGGTGATAGAGATTCTGTTATGCCGTTCAAACTTTTTGGTTTTGAGGTTGTTTATGCAATCTCGTCAAAACAAGTGCGAGACACAATTGAATCAATGGCAAACAATAATTTTGGTGTTATTTTTATTACAGAAGATGCTTCTGAATTAGCTGTTGAAACGATCAACCGCTATAAAGGTGAAGTTACACCAGCCATAATCTTAATCCCAAGTCATAAGGGAACCAAGGGAATTGGTTTGAAAGAAATTCAAGATAATGTTGAAAGAGCCGTTGGACAGAATATATTGTAG
- a CDS encoding V-type ATP synthase subunit A — MQTGRIIKVSGPLVMAENMSDASIQDICHVGELGVIGEIIEMRGDVASIQVYEETTGIGPGEPVVTTGEALSVELAPGLISEMFDGIQRPLDTFAEVTESNFLSRGVQIPALDRTKKWLFEPTVSIGDEVSTGDIIGLVQETKVIPHKIMVPFGISGVVREIKQGEFTIEETIYTIETATGEKEFTMMQKWPVRRSRPILEKLNPDVPLLTGQRVIDTFFPVTKGGAAAVPGPFGAGKTVVQHQIAKWADVDLVVYVGCGERGNEMTDVLNEFPELIDPSTGESVMQRTVLIANTSNMPVAAREASIYTGITIAEYFRDMGYSVAIMADSTSRWAEALREMSGRLEEMPGDEGYPAYLGSRLAEYYERAGQVVALGKDHREGSITAISAVSPSGGDISEPVTQNTLRVVKVFWGLDATLAQKRHFPSINWLQSYSLYDSEVGKYLDQQLQVDWSKMVMDGMRILQEESQLEEIVRLVGIDSLSDKDRLTLEVAKSIREDYLQQNAFDDVDTFTSREKQYKMLDLILTFYKEGQAALDLGAYLTEIMAGTVELRDQIARSKYVPEEQIGQLDNLVDEMKQTLKQIIADGGMTND; from the coding sequence TTGCAAACCGGTAGAATTATTAAAGTATCTGGTCCTTTGGTTATGGCTGAAAATATGTCTGATGCAAGTATTCAGGATATTTGTCATGTAGGGGAATTAGGAGTTATAGGAGAAATTATTGAGATGCGAGGAGATGTCGCATCTATTCAAGTATATGAAGAAACAACAGGAATTGGACCAGGTGAACCTGTTGTAACGACAGGAGAAGCTTTGTCAGTTGAGCTGGCACCAGGCTTGATCTCAGAGATGTTTGATGGGATTCAGCGTCCGTTAGATACATTTGCTGAGGTTACAGAAAGTAACTTTTTAAGCAGAGGGGTGCAGATTCCTGCACTGGATAGAACAAAAAAGTGGTTATTTGAGCCAACTGTTTCTATTGGAGATGAAGTTTCTACAGGAGATATCATTGGATTAGTCCAAGAGACAAAAGTGATTCCTCATAAAATCATGGTTCCTTTTGGTATCAGTGGTGTTGTTAGAGAAATCAAACAAGGCGAATTTACGATCGAAGAAACGATCTATACCATCGAAACAGCTACTGGTGAAAAAGAATTTACAATGATGCAAAAATGGCCAGTCCGTCGTAGTCGTCCAATTCTAGAAAAATTAAATCCAGATGTACCACTTCTAACAGGTCAGCGTGTGATAGATACATTCTTTCCAGTGACAAAAGGTGGAGCTGCTGCTGTTCCAGGCCCTTTTGGTGCGGGGAAAACAGTAGTGCAGCATCAAATTGCTAAATGGGCAGATGTTGATTTAGTTGTTTATGTAGGGTGTGGTGAACGCGGAAACGAAATGACTGACGTATTGAATGAATTTCCAGAGCTGATCGATCCAAGTACGGGGGAATCAGTGATGCAACGAACTGTATTGATCGCAAATACCTCTAATATGCCCGTAGCTGCTCGTGAAGCCTCAATCTATACAGGAATCACAATTGCAGAATACTTCCGTGATATGGGCTATTCTGTAGCAATCATGGCAGATTCAACGTCTCGTTGGGCAGAAGCATTACGTGAAATGAGCGGACGTTTGGAAGAAATGCCAGGTGATGAAGGATATCCTGCTTATTTAGGTAGTCGTTTAGCAGAATATTATGAACGAGCTGGACAAGTTGTGGCTTTAGGGAAAGATCATCGTGAAGGAAGTATCACAGCAATCAGCGCTGTTTCGCCATCTGGTGGAGATATTTCTGAGCCGGTTACTCAAAATACCCTACGTGTCGTAAAAGTATTCTGGGGATTAGATGCAACCTTGGCGCAAAAACGCCATTTTCCATCGATCAATTGGCTCCAAAGTTACTCTTTATATGATTCAGAGGTTGGTAAATACTTAGATCAGCAACTTCAAGTTGATTGGTCTAAAATGGTTATGGATGGTATGCGCATTTTACAAGAAGAATCGCAATTAGAAGAAATCGTTCGGTTAGTCGGGATTGATTCACTGTCTGATAAAGACCGTTTGACATTAGAAGTAGCGAAATCGATTCGTGAAGATTACTTACAACAAAATGCTTTTGATGATGTTGATACTTTTACCTCAAGAGAAAAACAATACAAAATGCTGGACTTGATTTTAACTTTCTATAAAGAAGGACAGGCTGCGTTGGATTTAGGGGCATATTTAACTGAAATTATGGCTGGAACGGTTGAGCTAAGAGACCAAATTGCCAGAAGTAAATATGTACCGGAAGAACAAATCGGCCAATTAGATAACTTAGTTGACGAGATGAAGCAAACATTAAAACAAATTATCGCAGACGGAGGGATGACAAATGATTAA
- a CDS encoding V-type ATP synthase subunit B, producing MIKEYRTINEVVGPLMIVEKVEGVKYEELIEVRMQNGEIRRGQVLEINGDKAMVQIFEGTSGINLRDSKVRFLGHPLELGVSEDMVGRIFDGLGRPKDNGPEILPEKMVDINGEVINPVARDYPDEFIQTGISAIDHLNTLVRGQKLPVFSGSGLPHKELAAQIARQANVLNSDEEFAVVFAAIGITFEEAEFFMEDFRQTGAIDRSVMFMNLANDPAIERIATPRMALTAAEYLAYEKGMHVLVIMTDMTNYCEALREISAARREVPGRRGYPGYLYTNLATLYERAGRIRGLKGSVTQIPILTMPEDDKTHPIPDLTGYITEGQIILSRELYKSGIQPPIDVLPSLSRLKDKGTGDGKTRIDHAPTMNQLFAAYAQGKQAKELAVVLGESALSDVDKIYAKFADRFEKEYVNQGFYTNRSINETLDLGWELLSMLPRTELKRIKDDMLDEYLTEGE from the coding sequence ATGATTAAAGAGTACCGTACGATCAATGAAGTTGTCGGTCCGTTGATGATCGTTGAAAAAGTTGAAGGGGTCAAATATGAGGAGTTGATCGAAGTTCGTATGCAAAACGGGGAAATTCGTCGAGGACAAGTTCTTGAGATCAATGGAGATAAAGCAATGGTTCAGATTTTTGAAGGAACCAGCGGGATTAATCTTCGAGATTCAAAGGTTCGTTTTTTAGGCCATCCTTTGGAGTTAGGTGTATCAGAAGATATGGTTGGTCGAATTTTTGATGGTTTAGGCCGTCCCAAAGATAATGGACCTGAAATTTTACCAGAAAAAATGGTTGATATCAACGGGGAAGTCATCAACCCAGTTGCTAGAGATTATCCAGATGAGTTTATCCAAACAGGGATTTCTGCCATCGATCATTTAAATACATTAGTTCGTGGACAAAAATTACCAGTATTTTCAGGTTCTGGCTTGCCTCATAAAGAATTGGCTGCTCAAATTGCTCGACAAGCAAATGTCTTAAATAGTGATGAAGAGTTTGCCGTTGTTTTTGCGGCAATTGGGATAACTTTTGAAGAAGCCGAATTTTTCATGGAAGATTTTCGTCAAACTGGAGCCATTGATCGATCCGTAATGTTTATGAATCTAGCCAATGATCCAGCAATCGAGCGGATCGCTACACCAAGAATGGCACTTACAGCGGCTGAATATTTAGCGTACGAAAAAGGTATGCATGTCCTTGTGATCATGACGGATATGACTAATTATTGTGAGGCTTTACGCGAGATTTCAGCAGCACGACGTGAAGTACCAGGCCGTCGTGGGTATCCAGGTTACCTTTACACTAATTTAGCTACGCTTTATGAACGAGCTGGTCGTATTCGTGGTCTAAAAGGTTCTGTAACCCAGATTCCTATTCTAACGATGCCAGAAGATGATAAAACGCATCCTATTCCTGATTTGACTGGTTATATTACGGAAGGGCAAATTATTTTATCTAGAGAACTATACAAGAGTGGTATTCAGCCGCCAATTGATGTATTACCATCACTTTCCCGTTTGAAGGATAAAGGAACGGGTGATGGTAAAACTCGGATCGATCATGCGCCAACGATGAATCAATTGTTTGCAGCATATGCCCAAGGAAAACAAGCAAAAGAATTAGCGGTAGTTCTTGGAGAATCAGCATTATCAGATGTGGATAAAATCTATGCGAAATTTGCAGATCGTTTTGAAAAAGAGTACGTCAATCAAGGATTTTACACGAATCGTTCTATTAACGAAACACTTGATTTAGGCTGGGAACTATTGTCTATGCTTCCAAGAACCGAATTAAAACGAATCAAAGATGACATGTTGGATGAATACTTGACTGAAGGAGAGTGA
- a CDS encoding V-type ATP synthase subunit D, translated as MARLNVNPTRMELSRLKKQLGTASRGHKLLKDKQDELMRRFILLVKKNNQLRIDVEQELTAALSHFVLANATLNEAFIEELVAVPADNVTLDVIEKNIMSVTVPIMNFHYDETVTEAPLNYGYLNSNAELDGVFGKISSILPKLLELAEVEKTCQLMSEEIEKTRRRVNALEYMTIPQLEETIYYIQMKLEENERSEITRLIKIKNMGSNA; from the coding sequence ATGGCACGGTTAAATGTGAATCCTACTCGAATGGAACTCTCTCGTTTAAAAAAACAACTTGGAACCGCAAGTCGCGGACATAAATTACTAAAAGATAAACAAGATGAATTGATGCGTCGTTTTATTTTACTTGTCAAAAAAAATAATCAGCTTCGGATCGATGTAGAGCAAGAATTGACAGCGGCATTATCTCATTTTGTATTAGCTAATGCGACACTGAATGAAGCGTTTATCGAAGAATTGGTGGCTGTTCCAGCAGATAACGTCACACTGGATGTTATTGAAAAAAATATTATGAGCGTGACGGTCCCAATCATGAATTTTCACTATGATGAAACTGTAACTGAAGCACCGCTAAATTATGGTTATCTAAATTCAAATGCTGAGTTGGATGGTGTTTTTGGCAAAATTTCGAGTATTTTGCCAAAACTATTGGAATTAGCGGAAGTGGAAAAAACGTGTCAGTTGATGTCAGAAGAAATCGAAAAGACACGTCGTCGTGTCAATGCGTTAGAATATATGACGATTCCTCAATTAGAAGAGACGATTTATTATATTCAGATGAAGTTGGAAGAAAATGAACGCAGTGAAATTACTCGTTTGATCAAAATTAAAAATATGGGCAGTAATGCCTAA
- a CDS encoding helix-turn-helix domain-containing protein — protein MPQSFDTLLNLLYEPETKKKLSIMKALEYKNDWMDLEELHLSLGYTTTTLKKYLTQFEKEQKKNNGFSFKFDKKRGYSLEIENKFEFGQYYRDILFDMWPVQFLAQLILHNKVNKAIFPIEFFISESALKNKIKDFRKILNFFSITLKIRNGIYYLEGNEANIRRVSEDFFWQFFKGSSWPFEAVEEQSIKAKATQLLQKSTRPFSLIDQRKMHYALAVQEIRVKCGQPFKTNSSIVSYFPSLTPFIANMQQNKTLFPTEAEFYYFYFRLATSSKYYSYFDTDFNAIMLRSDKLDAYAKLNIRILTFVTETIGPLSQENTYNMLNYLFCTHMHLILFNNSYTINRKKISFFNQKNIEPIINKIITLIKKEIPLNEEIKNFLIYRYNIILSTVYPPSAFSRKIVISFCTDIDPSIEAKLLRILTDYFCDIVNIVFYSGVNNITEPIDLLIHTALNPEIWSDKSIKATRYVDTRFLYNNNLSPLIDIIYRFLTDEIFDLP, from the coding sequence ATGCCCCAGTCTTTTGACACCTTATTGAATTTACTGTACGAACCAGAAACAAAAAAAAAGCTTTCAATAATGAAAGCTTTAGAGTATAAAAATGACTGGATGGACTTAGAAGAACTACATCTATCATTAGGGTATACAACAACTACTTTAAAAAAATATTTAACGCAATTCGAAAAAGAACAAAAAAAAAATAATGGTTTTTCATTTAAATTTGATAAAAAAAGAGGATATTCATTGGAAATAGAAAATAAATTTGAATTTGGACAATATTACCGTGATATTCTTTTCGACATGTGGCCAGTTCAATTTTTGGCTCAATTGATTTTACACAATAAGGTAAACAAGGCTATCTTTCCTATCGAATTTTTTATTAGTGAATCAGCATTAAAAAATAAAATCAAAGATTTTAGAAAAATCTTAAATTTTTTTTCAATCACACTGAAAATACGAAACGGCATTTATTACTTAGAAGGAAATGAAGCCAATATTCGACGAGTGTCAGAAGATTTTTTCTGGCAATTTTTTAAAGGTAGTTCCTGGCCCTTTGAAGCAGTTGAGGAACAATCTATTAAAGCAAAAGCAACTCAATTACTACAAAAGTCAACGCGCCCCTTTTCCTTGATTGATCAGCGAAAAATGCATTACGCCTTGGCAGTCCAAGAGATACGAGTCAAATGTGGTCAACCCTTCAAAACCAACTCATCTATCGTGAGCTATTTCCCATCTTTAACTCCCTTCATAGCAAATATGCAACAAAATAAAACCTTGTTTCCAACAGAAGCAGAGTTCTATTATTTTTATTTTCGACTAGCAACAAGCTCAAAATACTATTCGTACTTTGACACAGATTTTAATGCTATTATGTTGAGGTCTGACAAATTGGATGCCTATGCAAAGTTAAATATTCGTATTTTGACCTTCGTTACAGAAACGATTGGTCCATTGTCGCAAGAAAATACCTACAATATGTTGAATTATTTATTTTGTACTCATATGCACCTGATTTTATTTAATAACAGCTATACTATAAATAGAAAAAAAATATCTTTCTTTAACCAAAAGAATATAGAACCTATTATTAACAAAATCATAACTTTAATTAAAAAGGAGATACCATTGAATGAAGAAATCAAAAACTTCTTAATTTACCGGTACAACATTATTTTATCGACGGTTTATCCTCCTTCTGCTTTTTCAAGGAAAATCGTCATTAGTTTTTGCACAGATATTGATCCTTCTATCGAAGCGAAACTATTACGTATTTTAACTGATTACTTCTGCGATATTGTGAACATCGTCTTCTATTCTGGAGTAAACAACATAACAGAACCCATCGATTTATTGATACACACTGCCTTAAATCCAGAAATTTGGTCTGACAAAAGCATAAAAGCCACACGCTACGTTGATACACGCTTTCTTTACAATAATAATTTATCTCCTCTAATTGACATAATTTATCGGTTTCTAACTGACGAAATTTTCGATCTTCCTTGA